The stretch of DNA ATAAGTTTACTTGCTTTTAATATTGGATTATATATTTTTGAAAAAGCTAAAAAATTTCCATTATTAAATCCTTTAGTAACAAGTGGATTTATAATAATATTGTTTATAAAAATATTTAATGTTCCAATGGAATATTATGAAAAAGGTGGAAATTTAATTTCATTTTTTTTAGCTCCGGCTACTGTGGCTCTATCAATGCCACTTTATAGACAAATAAATAAATTAAAAGAAAATTTTTTACCTATAATAATAGGTTCATTAGTAGGAGCAATTACAGCTATAATTTCTATTATATTTTTAGGAAAATTATTAGGAATTGATGAAATTTTAATAAAATCTTTTATACCAAAATCTATAACAACACCTTTAGGAATGGAGTTAAGTGCTTTAATAGGTGGAATTCCTCCTATTACAGTTTTTGCTATAATAGTAACAGGGGTTAGTGGAAATGCAATGGCTCCATATGTATGTAAAATTTTTAATATAAAACATCCTGTTGCCAAAGGATTAGGAATAGGAATATCAAGTCATGCTGTAGGAACAGCGAAAGCTATTGAAATGGGAGAAATCGAAGGAGCAATGAGTGCTTTATCAATAGTTATAGCGGGAATAATAACTTTTATAGTAGCACCAATATTATTAATATTAGTATAAATGGAGGAGAGAAAATGAAAATTTACTTTGTTCGGCATGGAGAAACAGAGTGGAATCTAAAAAAAATATTTCAAGGTATCAAAAATTCCCCTTTAACAAAGTTAGGAAAAGAACAAGCTAGAAAATTAAAAATAAAATTAAATTCTATAGATTTTACACATTATTACTCATCACCACTTGGAAGGGCTGTTGAAACATTAGAAATTTTAACAGAGGATAGAAAAGAAAAAAAATTAGAGACAATAGAATATTTTAGAGAAATAGATATGGGAGAAATGGAAGGAGTTCCTAGGGATGAATTTGAAAAAACTTATCCAACTCAATTTTATAATTTATGGTATAATGGAAAAGAATATGACCCAAGTGAATACAAAGGAGAAAGTTTTCAAAAAGTATTAGAAAGAGTAAGGAACGGTCTAAATTATTTAGAAAATAATCATAAAGAAAATGATAAAATTTTAATAGTTTCTCATGGAATTGCTTTAGAAGCCATATTTGCTTGTATAAATAATCAGGGAGTAGAAACTTTTTCTGAAAGACAAGTTCCTAAGAATACAAGTTTAACAATAGTAGAATATAAAAATAATAAATTTAAAATTTTAGATTTTTCAAATACTTCACATTTGGATGAAGAAAATTAGGGAGGAATATATGAAATTTACAAAAATGCAAGGAGCTGGAAATGATTTTTTATTAATAGATGGTTTCAAATATAATTTAGAAGAAATTATTCCAAAAATAAAAAATTTATGTGATAGAAGATTTGGAGTAGGTGGAGATGGAATAATGGTAGCTCTACCAAGTGAAACTTGTGATATAAAGATGTTTTATTATAATAGTGATGGTTCTCAAGGTGAGATGTGTGGGAATGGCTTAAGATGTTTTGTAAAATTTGTATATGAAAAAGGAATTGTACAAAAAGAAAATTTAAAAATAGAGACTTTAGCTGGAGTTCAATATGCTGATTTAACAGTTAAAGACGGAAAAGTAGAAGCTATTGAAATAGAAATAGGAAATCCTATTTTTAATCCTAAGGATATACCTGTTAATGTAGCTGGAGAAGAGGTATTTAATAGAGAAATAGAAATTTTTGGAGAAAAAATAAAATTTTCTACTATTTTTTTAGGAGTTCCTCATACAGTTATATTTATGGAAAATGAAAATCAATATGATATAAATAAAATTGGAAGGGAGATAGAAGTACATCCTTTATTTCCTAAGAAAACAAATGTAAATTTTATTTTTGTAAAAGACAGAAAAACAATAAAGATATTTACATGGGAAAGAGGAGCAGGAAGAACTTTAGCTTGTGGCACAGGCTCTTGTTCAGCAGGATTAATATCTTATAGATTAGGATATACAGAAAAAGAGGCTAAAATAATTACTGAAGGTGGAGATTTGTATATAAAAATTTTAGAAAGTGGAGTAAAACTTCGTGGTGGAGCTGAAATTACTTTTGAAGGAGAAGTTGATTTAAAGAAATATTAAATTCCTGTGTGAGATTAATAAAGTTTAAAAATAATTAAAATTTTATTAATCTCTTTTTTATTTATAAAACTTTTTTGTAAAAAAAAAGTCTATAATAAGAGAAAATAAAAATGACTATTTTAAAATTTTATTATATAATGTAATGTAAAAATATTTTGAGGTGAATATATGAAATTACTCCATAGATATACAAAAGATGGATTAAATTTAGTTGGAGCTTATTGGGAACCAGAAGAAAAAAAAGCTTGTGTTGTTTTTACTCATGGAATGTTTGATAATATAATAGAGAATAACTTTATAGAATTAATAGGAGAAAATCTTTCAAAAGAGGGGTATGGATTTATTTTCGGGCATAATAGAGGTTATGGAGTTATTAATAGTATAATAGTTAGAGACCCTATAACTAAAAAAGCTGGAAATAAGATAATTGGTTCTACTTATGAAAAATTTGGAGAGTCTATTTATGATGTAGATTTGTGGGTAGAAACAGCAAAAGAATTAGGATATAAAAAAATTATATTAGCTTCTCATAGCTTTGGATGTTTGAAAAATCTATATTATTTATCAAAGAAAGGAATGGATATTATAGAAGGCTTAATTCTTATTTCTGCTCCAGATACAGCAGGATTAGTGGGAAGACGAGAAGAAACTAAAGAGATGTTTTTGGAAGCTGAAAGAAATATAAAAACTGGAAAATCTAAACAAATAATGGAAGGGAAAATGTTAAATATATTTCCTATAAGTTCTAGAACTTTTTATACATTTAGAAAGGGAAGTATTTTAGATATATTCCCATTAGTAGAAAAACCTAAAAATTTTGGAATTTTTAGTGAAATAAAAAAACCGATACTTGTAATTTTAGGAGAGAAAGATAGTGTTATTGTAGACACACCTGAAAAAGATTTAGAAGAATTAAAAAGAAGAGCAATAGGAACAGAGGATTTTTCAAGCAAGTTAATATACGGTGCTAGTCATAAATATATAAAAAAAGAAAGAGAATTATCTTTTACTATAGTAGAATGGATAAAAGAAAGATATTAAAAAAGGAGAAAAATGAAAAATCAATATTTTTATGAAATAGAAAAAAAATATAACGAGATAAAGCCAGATATAGAAAAAAGATTAAATGAATATAAAGAAATTTGGAAAAATGGGACTAATGAAGATATACATGCAGAATTATCTTTTTGTATTTTAACACCACAGTCTAAAGCTCGTAATGCTTGGAAAGCTATTACAAATATGAGAAATGATGGAGTATTATTTACAGGAACTTCTGAAGAATTAACTGAATATTTAAATATAGTTAGATTTAAAAATAATAAAGCAAAATATTTAGTTTTACTTAGACAACAAATGACCAATAAAGATGGTAAAATTATTACTAAAGATTTTTTTGAAAGTTTTAAAACAGTAACAGAAAGAAGAAATTGGATAGTAGAAAATATAAAAGGAATGTCTTGGAAAGAGGCGGGACATTTTTTAAGAAATGTGGGATTTGGGCAAGAGGTTGCTATATTAGATAGACATATTTTAAAAAATTTAGTGAGATTGGAAGTTATCAATGAGATTCCTAAAACTCTTACAAAAAAATTATACTTTGAAATAGAGGAAAAAATGAAAAAATATTGTAAAGAAGTAGGAATTCCAATGGATAGCTTTGATTTACTTTTATGGTATTTAGAAGCTGGAGAAATATTCAAATAAAAAGTGAAATATTTGAAAAAAAATATAAATCATGATATAATTTTCAAGATTGATAAAAATTTTTTGGAGGATTAATGAAAAAGAATGCTACTGTTATAACTTATGGTTGCCAAATGAATGTAAATGAGAGTGCAAAAATAAGAAAGATAATGGAAAACTTAGATTATAATATGACTGAAGATATAGAAAGTACAGATGTGGTATTTTTAAATACTTGTACTGTAAGAGAGGGAGCAGCTACTCAAATTTATGGAAAATTAGGTGATTTAAAGAGAGTTAGAGATAAAAGAGGAACTAAAATTATAATAACAGGTTGCTTTGCTCAAGAACAAGGAAAGAAATTATTGGAAAAATTTCCATATATTGATATAATAATGGGAAATCAAAATATTGGAAGAATTCCAGAAGCTCTTGATGAAATAGAAAGTAATAAAAAAGTTAAACATGTAATTTTGACAGAATATGAAGAACAATTACCACCTAGAATAGATGCTGATTTTGATAATAAAATAACAGCTTCAATATCTATAGGATATGGATGTAATAATTTCTGTACTTATTGTATAGTACCTTATGTAAGAGGTAGAGAAAGATATGTTCCAATGGCAGAAATCGTAGAGCAAACTAAAGAGTTTGTAAAAAAAGGTTATAAAGAAATTATGTTATTAGCTCAAAATGTAAATTCTTACGGAAGAGGGTTATCAAAGGAAGAAACTTTTGCTAATTTATTACAAAATATTTGTGATATAGATGGAGATTTTATTGTAAGATTTGTTTCTCCACACCCAAGAGATTTTACAGATGATGTAATAGATGTTATTGCTAAAAATCCTAAAATAGCTAGATGTTTACATATACCTTTACAATCTGGTTCTACTAGAATATTAAAATTAATGAATAGAGGATATACAAAAGAACAATACTTAGCACTTATAGATAAGATAAAAACAAGAATACCAGATATAGCTATAACAACAGATATTATAGTTGGATTCCCACAAGAAACAGAAGAAGACTTTTTAGATACTTTAGATGTAGTAAGAAAATCAAAGTATGATACAGCTTTTATGTTTATGTATTCTATAAGACAAGGAACAAAAGCAGCTGAAATGGATGGACATTTAAGTGATGATATAAAACATGAAAGACTTCAAAGATTAATAGCTCTTCAAACTGAAATTTCTAAAGAGATAAGTGAAACTTATGCAGGAAGAGTAGAAAGAGTATTAGTAGAGGGACCAAGTAAGAAAAATAAAGATGTTTTAAGTAGTAGAACTTCTACAAATAAAATAGTTTTATTTGAAGGAGATAAATCTTTAGAAGGGCATTTTGTAGATGTAAAAATAAATGAATGTAAAACATGGACTTTATATGGAGAACTAGTTCAAGAATAAAGGAGAAAAAAATGGAATTTGATAAATTTCTATTGAGAGAGCTTCTTGAAATTTGTAAACAATTAGATATAGAAAATGTATCTGGTAAGAAAAAAAGTGAATTAATCACTTTAATAGAAGAGTATTTTAAAAATTCAGATGATTTTACAATAGCTAGTGGAAAATTAGATATAATGGCT from Fusobacterium perfoetens ATCC 29250 encodes:
- a CDS encoding LrgB family protein produces the protein MNIKLLDTPFFGIIISLLAFNIGLYIFEKAKKFPLLNPLVTSGFIIILFIKIFNVPMEYYEKGGNLISFFLAPATVALSMPLYRQINKLKENFLPIIIGSLVGAITAIISIIFLGKLLGIDEILIKSFIPKSITTPLGMELSALIGGIPPITVFAIIVTGVSGNAMAPYVCKIFNIKHPVAKGLGIGISSHAVGTAKAIEMGEIEGAMSALSIVIAGIITFIVAPILLILV
- a CDS encoding histidine phosphatase family protein, giving the protein MKIYFVRHGETEWNLKKIFQGIKNSPLTKLGKEQARKLKIKLNSIDFTHYYSSPLGRAVETLEILTEDRKEKKLETIEYFREIDMGEMEGVPRDEFEKTYPTQFYNLWYNGKEYDPSEYKGESFQKVLERVRNGLNYLENNHKENDKILIVSHGIALEAIFACINNQGVETFSERQVPKNTSLTIVEYKNNKFKILDFSNTSHLDEEN
- the dapF gene encoding diaminopimelate epimerase, whose translation is MKFTKMQGAGNDFLLIDGFKYNLEEIIPKIKNLCDRRFGVGGDGIMVALPSETCDIKMFYYNSDGSQGEMCGNGLRCFVKFVYEKGIVQKENLKIETLAGVQYADLTVKDGKVEAIEIEIGNPIFNPKDIPVNVAGEEVFNREIEIFGEKIKFSTIFLGVPHTVIFMENENQYDINKIGREIEVHPLFPKKTNVNFIFVKDRKTIKIFTWERGAGRTLACGTGSCSAGLISYRLGYTEKEAKIITEGGDLYIKILESGVKLRGGAEITFEGEVDLKKY
- a CDS encoding alpha/beta hydrolase; this encodes MKLLHRYTKDGLNLVGAYWEPEEKKACVVFTHGMFDNIIENNFIELIGENLSKEGYGFIFGHNRGYGVINSIIVRDPITKKAGNKIIGSTYEKFGESIYDVDLWVETAKELGYKKIILASHSFGCLKNLYYLSKKGMDIIEGLILISAPDTAGLVGRREETKEMFLEAERNIKTGKSKQIMEGKMLNIFPISSRTFYTFRKGSILDIFPLVEKPKNFGIFSEIKKPILVILGEKDSVIVDTPEKDLEELKRRAIGTEDFSSKLIYGASHKYIKKERELSFTIVEWIKERY
- a CDS encoding N-glycosylase/DNA lyase, translated to MKNQYFYEIEKKYNEIKPDIEKRLNEYKEIWKNGTNEDIHAELSFCILTPQSKARNAWKAITNMRNDGVLFTGTSEELTEYLNIVRFKNNKAKYLVLLRQQMTNKDGKIITKDFFESFKTVTERRNWIVENIKGMSWKEAGHFLRNVGFGQEVAILDRHILKNLVRLEVINEIPKTLTKKLYFEIEEKMKKYCKEVGIPMDSFDLLLWYLEAGEIFK
- the miaB gene encoding tRNA (N6-isopentenyl adenosine(37)-C2)-methylthiotransferase MiaB, which encodes MKKNATVITYGCQMNVNESAKIRKIMENLDYNMTEDIESTDVVFLNTCTVREGAATQIYGKLGDLKRVRDKRGTKIIITGCFAQEQGKKLLEKFPYIDIIMGNQNIGRIPEALDEIESNKKVKHVILTEYEEQLPPRIDADFDNKITASISIGYGCNNFCTYCIVPYVRGRERYVPMAEIVEQTKEFVKKGYKEIMLLAQNVNSYGRGLSKEETFANLLQNICDIDGDFIVRFVSPHPRDFTDDVIDVIAKNPKIARCLHIPLQSGSTRILKLMNRGYTKEQYLALIDKIKTRIPDIAITTDIIVGFPQETEEDFLDTLDVVRKSKYDTAFMFMYSIRQGTKAAEMDGHLSDDIKHERLQRLIALQTEISKEISETYAGRVERVLVEGPSKKNKDVLSSRTSTNKIVLFEGDKSLEGHFVDVKINECKTWTLYGELVQE